TGACAAGTGAGCCGGTTGGCTGCCGCGTTAGAGAGACGTTGCGAAGCAACGAGAAATAGCTACAATTGGAAGGGAAGCGAAGCAATTCTGCCCTCAATCCTGCACGAACAGCTCTGCCTGGAGGCAATCGAAGTGATTAGTGAGCGAACACTCCTGATGGTGAAACCGGATGGCGTACGCCGCAGTCTCGTCGGTCTGATCATTACGCGCATCGAGCAGAAGGGTCTTGAGATCTCGAACATGCGGATGTTTCGCATGGACGACGCATTCGCGCGCATCTTCTATGCTGAACACAATGGACGTGACTACTTTGCGGCACTGCTGTCCTTCATGACATCGGGCCCCGTCGTCGCCCTTGAGGTCGAGTCGCCCAACGCAATAGCGCTTGTTCGAACGGCGATCGGGGCAACCAGACCCGAAGACCGACTGCCCGGAACCATTCGAGCAGACTTCTCCACTCAACTGACCGAGAATGTGGTCCACGCGTCCGCATCCCCAACCGACGCAGAACGAGAGTTGACACTTGTCTTTGGGGACTCTCGCGCGACTCTCGGCACTGTCCATGAATAGACGCCTGGAATCAACAATCAACGCTGGAGGGGTGTGGAAACCATGAGGGAGACGACTACCGAACTAGAGTCCTTGTTGCGCGACATCTCATACTGGATCAAGAAGAAGGGCCGCGATGCACTGTCGAGCGTGAGAATCACGCTGCCGCAGTTCCAGGTGCTCCAGCTTGTCTACTTCGGTGAGGCCATCAATGTCAAAGACCTCACGCACCTTACGGGCCTCGCTGCGTCCACGGTCTCAGAGATGGTCGATCGCCTCGTCGAACTCACCTATGTCACCAAGACACAGAACCTGGTGGACAAAAGGCAGGTCGTCCTGAAGTGCACGAAGCAGGGAGCATCGATCATTCGGAAAGTCATCCGACAGCGTGTCCGGAGCGTGCAGGAGGTTACAAAGAGTATGAAGCCCGGTTCAGCCGATTACCTTGTGGCGGTGCTGACCGAGTTCGTAGGATTGTGCAAATAGTCCTCCATCCATCATTCCCTGGATTCGACTGAACGATAGCTGACGGTCTGGAGGGCCACAAGAGCGTGCTGCCCATCCACGATTGGCAGCTTTCTTTTCTGAAGTCGGCGCGAACCTAGTCCATCGTCCGCTGAATCAAGGCAGCAAGCTTTCGCAGGTCACTCTGGATGACCTGCACATACTGAGGATTCCGTAGAGCAGCCGCCGGGTGATATATTGGCATGAAGCGCTGTTCATCCTTGACCAGAATCGTGCCGCGCACCTGCCCGATGGAGTATTGCTCTCCAAAAAAGAAGCGCAGTGCCGTATTGCCCAGGAGGCAGATGACCTCCGGCTCCACGACGGCCAACTGCGCATACAGGTAGAGCGAACAGGCCGACACCTCGGAAGGCTCCGGCACACGGTTGTTTGGCGGCCTGCACTTGACGATATTGCAGATGTAGCAGTCTCTGCGGCTCAGCCCCTCGGCTATCAGGATCCTGTCCAGCAAACGTCCCGCCTGGCCGACGAATGGGATACCCGACAAGTCCTCCTCACGTCCCGGGCCTTCGCCTACAAAACAGATCTGGGCATGGGCCGATCCGACGCCTGGGACGGCCTTCGTCCGAGTGGCTCCAAGCTTGCACTTCTGACAGGACGCGACTTCCTCGGCAATTGAAGCCAGGAGAGTCTCTCTCATGTCAGACACCTGAGGACCCAAAGCCACCAGCCCCCCTCTCTGTCGGTGCCAATTCGTCGACGGCCACGAGGCAGACATTCGGGACCTGTATGAACACTAACTGTGCGATACGATCTCCCGGGAACACCGAAAAGGGCGCATTGCCGAAGTTCGCCAGCACAACCTTCACTTCACCACGGTAGTCGCTGTCGATGGTGCCTGGCGAGTTGAGGACAAACACACCGCTTCTGGCCGCCAGGCCGGAACGACTGCGAACCTGCCCTTCGAGGCCAGGAGGTAACTCAAGCGCCAACCCCGTCCGCACCAGAGCGACGGCGCCAGGCAGAATGGTCAGCTCCCCGTCTTCTGCACTTGCAAGATCGTAGCCGGACGACCCTGATGTTGCACGCGCCAGCTGTCCCGCGCGAGAAGACAGTCTGTGAACGCCTACGCACAACTCAGTGCTTGTCGGGTCCATGGACAATCGAGACCGCCAGCTGGGAGATGTCAAAAACGTCATCAATGACACTCAATGCTTCACCAAGCGTGATCGAGTTGACCTGTTCGGTGACGTCCGCGACCGTCCGTATCCAGTCTCTCATGTAGAGCTCGGACGCGTTTCGATGCATACGACGGAAGAAGGATTCCAGCGAAAGCAGGAATCCGCCGAGAACAGTCTCCTTGGCATGCTGAAGCTCGGCCATACTGATCTTGTCGTGCCGCATGTTCTCGATCTCCTCGCGGATGACCTGCTGGACACGCAAAGCGTTTTCCGGGGAACTCTCGGCCGAAACGCCCAGCAATCCGGTATTGCTGAAGGCCACAGGAAAAGAGCCAATGCTATAGACAAGAGCCTCCTTCTCGCGCGCCCTCTGAAACAGGCGACTCGACATATTGCCACCGAAGATGCTGGACACGAGATTCAGAATCGACCCATGCTTCGAATACTGAGCGAAGCCGGGTAGTGCCATAGCCAGATAGACCTGCTCCGTCGGTCGCTCTGTCTCCCTTCGAACAGCGGCCCGGGTGGGGATTCCCCACTCGACCCTGCCTGGTCCCTTCGCAAGCCGCCCAAAGGAATCCTCGAGAAAACGTGCCGATGCGTCAACATCGATGTCTCCCGCAAGTGAGAGAACGATGTCCGGGGCAGCAAAATGCTTATGGAAGTATTCGACGAAGTCGCTCCGCCTGAAGGAACGCACTGACTCTACAGTTCCCAGCGGATTCGACGCAACAGGGTCGCTTCCATAGACCCCTTTGAGAAGCTCATCCGTGACGACGTCGTCGGGACTGTCCTCAAATGAGTAGATTTCCTGTTCGATGACTCTGCGCTCAAGTTCGATGGCTGCCGGGTCAAACGAGGGATGCAGAAGAATGTCGGAAAGCACGTCGAGCGCGAGAGGCGTATGAATTGCCGGGACGCGCATATAGAACATGGTGTACTGGGTATCAGTGAATGCATTCAGCTCACCGCCCACATTCTCGATAGCTGACGAAATCTCGAGCGAGCTTCGATGCTCTGTGCCTTTGAACAGGATGTGCTCCATGAAATGACTCAACCCATGCGTGTGGTCATCCTCAAACCGGGAGCCACTAGCAACAAGGGCCCCGACCGCTGCGGTCGGGTGCCCTTTGTCAACGTCGAAAACGACGCGGATGCCGTTGCTGAATGTTATGACTTCCGGTTTGCGCTCTCCGCTATTGATCACCATGGTGATGGTCATCGTGGGACTCAGGAGAAGTCTTGTCGGCATTTCCACCAGTCAGGCCCTTGCGGGTCAGAGAGATCTTGCCATCGTCCTTGAGCGGCAGAGTCTTGACCAGAATCTGTTCGCCGACCTTGAGCACGGAATGGATGTCTTTGACATACGAGTCAGATATCTGTGAGACATGCAGCAGACCGGACTTGCCGGGTGCTATCTCCACGAAAGCGCCAAAGTCTCGCAACTCGGTCACTTTGCCCATGTAGACCTTGCCCACAACGATATCCTCGGTAATCGCGTTGATCGCATCCATGGCAATCTGACCCTTTGCCCCGTCTGGTGCAGTCACGAACACAGAACCATCATCCTCGATGTCGATGTCACACCCGGTATCGGCAATGATCTTCTTGATGACCTTGCCCCCGGGGCCGATGAGGGCGCCGATCTTGTCTCCGGGAATATGCATCGTGAAGATGCGTGGAGCCAGCGGATTGACTTCGCTACGAGGAGCAGGAAGAACCGACAGCATCTTGTCCAGAATGAAGAGACGCGCAGTGCGGGCATGATCCAGGGCCGCAGACAGCAAGTCGCTGTCGACGCCGTGAATCTTGATGTCCATCTGCAATGCCGTGATGCCTCTTGCAGTGCCCGCGACCTTGAAGTCCATGTCGCCATTGGCGTCCTCGGCTCCCTGGATATCAGTCAGGATGACACTCTTGTCGCCTTCTTTCATCAGGCCCATCGCGATGCCGGCAACCGGCGCCGTGATCGGTACTCCAGCATCCATCAGTGCCAATGTACTGCCACAAATGGAAGCCTGCGACGTCGAACCGTTGGACTCAAGCACCTCGGAGACAACGCGAATCGAGTATGGAAACTCGCTCTCATCCGGAATAACGGGAAGCAGTGCCCTCTCTCCCAGTGCACCGTGGCCAATCTCGCGACGTCCAGGTCCCCGCATAGGGCGAGTCTCACCCACCGAGAAGGGAGGGAAATTGTAGTAGTGCATGTAATGCTTGGTAACCTCTTCCTCGAGGCTTTCGACCAACTGACCTTCTTTCTTGCCTCCGAGGGTGACAATCGAAAGGACCTGAGTCTGACCCCGGGAAAACAATCCCGAGCCATGACTCATCGGAAGAACGCCAACATCGACCCCGATCGGCCGAATCTCTTCGGGAGTGCGACCATCGATACGCACGCCTTCAGTCACGACACGATGCCGGATGAAATGCTTGATCTCTGCGTCAAGAACCTCGCCGATCGCCAGCCCACTTTCGGGATACTTCCCCACGAGTTCGGTGGCGAGTTCACCCTTGAACTCATCGAGGATCTTCTCCTTCTTCAGCTTCTCCTTGTCCTTGAGCACCAGGGGAAGACGCTCCTCGATCATGGAACGAGCTTCGCTCTGAATGGCTGCATCGAGCTTCAGCTCGGGGACGACGATCTTCTCCTTGCCAGCCTGGACGCGAAGTTCTTCCTCCATGCGACACGTCTCTTTGATCGGTTCCTGTGCCAGCACCAAGGCCTCAACCATCTCTGCTTCACTGATCTCGCGAGCCCCGGATTCCACCATGAGAATGCCATTGGTCGTGCCAGACACGATAAGATCCAGTACACTCTCGTCGATCGCAGAAGAGGAGGGGTTGAACACAAGTTCGCCATTGACTTTGCCGACCCTCACTGCGGCGACTGCTTCAACGAACGGGGCATTGCTGATAAGAAGCGCCGCCGATACCGCGTTGATGGCCAACACGTCAGGCGAATTCTCTCCATCGGCAGACAGCACATAGACGATGACCTGCACTTCCCGACGGAAGTGCTTGGGGAACAGAGGCCGGACCGACCTGTCGATCAGCCGCGAACGAAGAATCTCACGCTCGCTGGGACGTCCTTCTCTCTTGTAGAATCCACCCGGGATCTTCCCGGCCGCATACATTTTCTCAAAATAGTCGACAGTCAAGGGGAAGAAATCGAGTCCTTCCTTTGTGCTGTTGCTGACAGTGACTGCGGCGAGTACGACAGTGCCACCCATGGTCGCCAGAACAGCTCCGCCGGCCTGCTTGGCCAGCCGTCCAGTCTCATACGTGACAGGCTTGCCTGCAATACTGCCGCGAACGGTCTTTATCTCATCATTCTGCAACATTGGCTCCTACTTTCGGATTCCCAGCCGTTTGATCAATGAAGCGTAACGGTCCTCGTCGACGCGTCTCAGACTGCTGAGAAGTCTCCGGCGCTCACCGACCAGCTTGTAGAGCCCGCGCTTGGAACTGAAATCCTTTCGATGGCTCTGCAGGTGCTCTGTAAGCGCAAGAATGCGCTTCGACAGCATTGCAACCTGAACCTCAAACGAGCCGGTATCATCTTCACTGAGCTTGAACTCACCGATAATCTTCGACTTCTGTTCGGCTGTAAGCATGTTGTACCTCCAAGGTGTCCCAGGACCCAGTCTCACGTCCAGCCGGAACGAGAGACCGAGTGCGGGAGAAATGTACTAAAATTGTACCAGAAACACAGGACAAGTAAAGGAAAACCGGTCAGCACAAGACTTCACTATGTCATTCCCTGTCAGTCGCCGGCCGGCCCGAGGATGACGCGCGCCATGAGCACGTCACGCGAGATTTGTTTCGCGAGTGCGGCCGGTGAGGCAAAGCGCACCTCCTCGCGAAGGCGGGCCGCAAACCTTACGGACACCAGGTGCCCGTATACTTGCCGGTCAAAGTCGAGCAGATGCACTTCGACGGTGCGCCTTGATGCGGCAACGATTGTCGGACGAACGCCGATGTTGCACACCCCATTCACAATCGCCCCATCCACCACGGCTCGCACCGCATACACACCATTGCCGGGAAGCAACTTCACGGGATCGGGGACCTCAACATTCGCTGTTGGGAAACCAAGGCGCCCTCCCATACGGTTTCCCGTGACGATGACTCCCTCGATGGAGTAGGAACGCCCGAGGAGCCTTGCTGCGCGTTCCACATCACCCTCCACGATGGCCGTGCGAATCATGGAACTGGAGCACGGTTCCCCGTCGACCATCACGGGAGCGACGATGATGAGTCTGCGCCCCACGTTGTCGAGCATCCGCGCCATCGTCTCCGCATCGCCGGCGCGGCCCTTGCCGAAATGGAAGTCCCGACCTACGACAACAACCCATGCATTCAGGCGGCCGATAAGGACCTCGCTTACGAAGGCCTCAGCAGACAGCCCCTGGAAACGAGCCGAGAAATCCTCGAGGACGATGGATTCAACCCCATTCTTCCCAGCATACTCAACACGCTCACTGTTCGTGGTCAGGAGACCCTGGATGCCCCGAGTCGTTAGTTTTGGATTTCGTCGGAAGGTATAGATGACAGTTGCAAGACACGCCTTGCGGCCACAATCGACAAGTTCCCGGACAATCCGCTGGTGACCGACATGAAACCCGTCGAACGCCCCTACGGCGACCGCGGAGGCAATCCCTGGGAACTCGAAAGACGACAGATAGACGCTGCTCACTCGCTAAACACTTTCACTGGCCACGCCTTCCCGCCTCTGACCGCCGCCACACCGCCCAGGCGACCATCGGGACGCTTCACCATGGCAGTCGCTTCCACGTCAATGTCGCAGTCCACGGGCAGCCCATGGCCAAATGTACTCCATTGGACATCGTCAAGAGCAATGTGTGGCAGTGTCGCCAGAAGACCTGCCTTGGTCTCGCCCCACGTCAGAAACGACAGGTCCCCACCCTTTACCCTGCGCCGCAGCGTTCCCAGTGACAATGTGTCGCCGACACCAAACCCGTGGGCTCCCGTACGCAGGAGTCGCCCCATACATGCCCCACATCCCAGGACAGCCCCCACATCCCGGCAGAACCCTCTCACATAGAAGCCCGGGGTCACGGTCATGCGAAACACGATACGACGAAGGTCAGCGTCCTGCCGCTCCTGCAGCACAGTCAACCGCCGCACTGCCACCGGGACCGGAGCAAAATCGATGAGACGGCCCTGGCCTCGCATTGCCTTGTATCCTCGTACGCCATCGTGGTGCTTGGCTGAAACATGCGGGGGAACCTGCACAGTCTGTGCTGTCACGCCTTCGATAGCCTTCTTCACGGCCGCAGCCTCGAGACCGGTGGCACCCCTGCGCTCGATGACTTCCCCCTCCATGTCGTCGGTAATCGTGGTAATCCCCAGAACGAGTTCGCCGACATACTCTTTTTCGCTCGGCGGAAGGAAGGAGATGAGCTTCGTTGCAGAGCCAAGAGCAATAGGAAGCACTCCCATGGCCGGAACGTCCAGTGTACCGAGAAAGCCGGCCTTGTCGGCGCTCAGAATCCTCTTGACAACCCGGAGCGCGCCAGCACTACTGAGGCCGCTCGGCTTGAACAGCGCAAAGAAGCCTTCCGGCTGCAACATACTCACAGGCGGGACACCAGGCCATGAGCGTCGATGTATCTTGTGCTCCAGGCTGGGCTCACCAGAGCCACCACGCGTCGGCTACGGCCCCTTCTGCACGTCGACAACAACCGAAGACGGCGTCACCGTTGCAGAGACAACGCCCTGTATCAGCCCATCCACTGAGACAGCGTAGTTGCCATCGGCGAGCGGAGGCTGGCTGACGTCGACATATGCCTTGATCTGCGAAGACCCGAGAGCCATGACGGCGGAGGTCGTCCCGCTGATAAGGACCGACGCGGATGTCGTACCAAGAGATACCTTCCACCCCAATCCTGCTCCTCGAACCTCGATCGGCACGTCCGGGATGGCAAGAACGACAACCTGCTCGATGACGACACGGCACGACACGGCCTTGCTGCCAGCCACAAGCGAGACTCCCGGCGGAAGGACCAGGTCAACTGGCTTCGTGATAATCCCCGACTCGCCTGACACATCAACTGCAATCGTCGAAATCGCCTGAACCTGGCTCAGCGCCACTGCCGTGCCCGTAACCATGACGATTGCCGGGGTGCACGAGCCGCTTGCCACGACGTACCCACTCATAGGATGCCCGATGACACTCGGAATGACTGGCACCGTCTTCAACGTTGCAGCATCAAGAATCGGAAGAATGGCAACTGCCGACCGCGGAGACAACAGTACGCCCTCAACGACATTCCCCCTGGCATCATACGCGACGACGTCCCCGGCAACCGTGAGATTGCCACCTACGGCGGTTCCCAGCTTGTCCAGTGCAACGACCAGCGCCGCCTCCTTCACTTGGCTCACGAGCGATCCGGGGCCCGACACCTCGATGGACTCCGGCTCAACGCGCAGGGTCCCGAGGACCAGACTCAGCGGCAACGTACCGCTCACCTCTGCGTGCACAGGGACGGTAATCGTCTCCAAACGCTCGAGCTGCACATTGACTTCCCTGGGATCAACAGCCTCTACTGTCACGCCAGTAAGCCCAACGACCTGAGCTTGAACCGATGCAATGAAGGACCCCTCACTTCTTCCCCGAAAGTCGACGGTAGGCGTCACATAGCCGCTCGTGACGTTCCACAGCGTATTCATGGGGCCAGCCAATGTCACCGTCACCGTGGGGAGCGTCCCTGCCAGGACGTACCCCTGAGGTACGTTCACGGCGATCAACTGCGCCTCGACGGATTTCGTCGTGTCAGGACCCCTGATCCCGATGACGTAGACCCAGAGCAGCACAGCCAGGAGCACGGAGACGATCTTGGAGTTGAACAGCATGGCACCGATATTACGCTTGGCCATCTCCACCTCCCTGTTGTCCGTTCGACTTCCTTCTACGGAAGAATCCGGCCAGGCTGAACCTGTGCTCACTGGCTATGGGCTTCGTCATGACCAGCAGCATTCCTCTGAGCTCAAGTGGGCTCAGATAGCGCGTCAATTTGCCGCGTACTGCAAGAGAAATGACTCCTGTCTGCTCGGACACGACGACAACAATGGCGTCAGTCTCCTCCGTAATGCCAATGGCGGCACGGTGCCTGGTTCCAAGTCCTCGCTCCAGGTCCGCACTTGCAGTCAACGGAAAGAGACACCTCGCAGCAACGATTCGATTGCCCGCTACGATGACGCCGCCGTCATGGAGCGCGCTGTTGGGGTAGAAAAGCGTGGACACTGTTTCGGCTCTCACCAGAGCGTCAAGCCGGACTCCGGTCTCGACATAGTCTTCGAGACCCGTTTGTCTCTGCATGCAGATGAGCGCCCCGATCCGGTTCATCGACAGGTACTTGACACTCTTCACAACCTCGTCAACGGACTCTTCCCAATCGTGAACGTCCATGAACTGAGTGCGCGTGTCGGATGATACCAGCTTGCTGCTGCCTAGTCGACCGAGCATCCGCCGCAGTTCAGGCTGGAAGACCATGACAAGCAGCAGGGGAAGGAAAGTGGTCGAGAAACTGCGCAACCAGCTGAACACGCTGTTGAGAGCCAGCAGCCCGGCCTTGAGACTGAGCCACTCCACTCCGAACACGAGCAGATAGTAGATCACGAGACCCTGGGCCAGCTGCAGCGCGCGTGTGTTCGAGATGAGTCTCAGGACAGCGTAGAAGAGAAGGGATGTCAGGGCGACGTCGATGACGATGGAAATGCCTCGTGCTGGCGTAAGATTCACGAACAGGTCAGCAAAAAACCTCTGCAGGAAAACCATATCACCTCTCAGCAATAGCGATCATGCGCCTGGACTCAAGTCCAAACCGTGATCCATCATAGTCACCGCACCAGCGTTGAGGCCGCAGCCCCGCTGCTTCAAGCAGCGCTGTCAGCTCAGTCACAGTATACATACGCAGCACCCGACGGTACTCACGACGCTCTCCCCCGCTCAGAACGACGCGTCTCGTGGAGACAGTGCCATCCGTCGCGTCGAATCGACGCTTCTCGAAGACAAGTCCCTGCTCATTTTCATGCCACTCTTCGGGTACGAAGTGCTTCACGATGTAGTCACGGTTCTCAACGTCGAGGACTACACGCCCGCCTCGCCTCGTGTGCTCCGCAACTCTCTCAAGTACCTGCAGATCACCGATCTCACCGTAGTAGCCGAATGAGCTCCAGAGAGAGATGGTCAGATCTGCTCTCACGTCAAGCTTCATGACACGACTGTCCACCGCATGGAACTCGGCCTTCAACCCCAGCTGTGCAGTACGCTCGCGACACGCAGCAATGTAGTCTGCATTCATGTCCACGCCCGTCACCCTGAAGCCAAGTTTCGCAAGCTCGATGCTGTGTCGTCCCACGCCGCATCCAACATCGAGCACGGCGGCTCCAGGGAGTACTGTGCACAGCCTCAGGAGCTGCTGCACCTGTTGCCTTGTTCTGGCCGGGTCTACCGTATCCAGAAAGAGGCGCCTGTACGTATCGTCAAAGTACTCGTGTGTCCAGTCGGCGGTCATCATGTGCCATCAATACTAAGACATCAGGGCCAAAATGCAACACGAAAGCAGCTCTTGGACTTCTCTTCACTCTGGTCTTCCTTGACACCGGCGTCCATGCCCGTAGCATGTTGGCATGAGAACTTGGCGATGCATCATGTCCGGCATCGGCACTCCATACGAGAACA
This region of Coprothermobacter sp. genomic DNA includes:
- a CDS encoding polyribonucleotide nucleotidyltransferase; protein product: MLQNDEIKTVRGSIAGKPVTYETGRLAKQAGGAVLATMGGTVVLAAVTVSNSTKEGLDFFPLTVDYFEKMYAAGKIPGGFYKREGRPSEREILRSRLIDRSVRPLFPKHFRREVQVIVYVLSADGENSPDVLAINAVSAALLISNAPFVEAVAAVRVGKVNGELVFNPSSSAIDESVLDLIVSGTTNGILMVESGAREISEAEMVEALVLAQEPIKETCRMEEELRVQAGKEKIVVPELKLDAAIQSEARSMIEERLPLVLKDKEKLKKEKILDEFKGELATELVGKYPESGLAIGEVLDAEIKHFIRHRVVTEGVRIDGRTPEEIRPIGVDVGVLPMSHGSGLFSRGQTQVLSIVTLGGKKEGQLVESLEEEVTKHYMHYYNFPPFSVGETRPMRGPGRREIGHGALGERALLPVIPDESEFPYSIRVVSEVLESNGSTSQASICGSTLALMDAGVPITAPVAGIAMGLMKEGDKSVILTDIQGAEDANGDMDFKVAGTARGITALQMDIKIHGVDSDLLSAALDHARTARLFILDKMLSVLPAPRSEVNPLAPRIFTMHIPGDKIGALIGPGGKVIKKIIADTGCDIDIEDDGSVFVTAPDGAKGQIAMDAINAITEDIVVGKVYMGKVTELRDFGAFVEIAPGKSGLLHVSQISDSYVKDIHSVLKVGEQILVKTLPLKDDGKISLTRKGLTGGNADKTSPESHDDHHHGDQ
- a CDS encoding uracil-DNA glycosylase, with translation MSASWPSTNWHRQRGGLVALGPQVSDMRETLLASIAEEVASCQKCKLGATRTKAVPGVGSAHAQICFVGEGPGREEDLSGIPFVGQAGRLLDRILIAEGLSRRDCYICNIVKCRPPNNRVPEPSEVSACSLYLYAQLAVVEPEVICLLGNTALRFFFGEQYSIGQVRGTILVKDEQRFMPIYHPAAALRNPQYVQVIQSDLRKLAALIQRTMD
- a CDS encoding 30S ribosomal protein S15, with amino-acid sequence MLTAEQKSKIIGEFKLSEDDTGSFEVQVAMLSKRILALTEHLQSHRKDFSSKRGLYKLVGERRRLLSSLRRVDEDRYASLIKRLGIRK
- a CDS encoding nucleoside-diphosphate kinase, giving the protein MSERTLLMVKPDGVRRSLVGLIITRIEQKGLEISNMRMFRMDDAFARIFYAEHNGRDYFAALLSFMTSGPVVALEVESPNAIALVRTAIGATRPEDRLPGTIRADFSTQLTENVVHASASPTDAERELTLVFGDSRATLGTVHE
- a CDS encoding TIGR00159 family protein is translated as MVFLQRFFADLFVNLTPARGISIVIDVALTSLLFYAVLRLISNTRALQLAQGLVIYYLLVFGVEWLSLKAGLLALNSVFSWLRSFSTTFLPLLLVMVFQPELRRMLGRLGSSKLVSSDTRTQFMDVHDWEESVDEVVKSVKYLSMNRIGALICMQRQTGLEDYVETGVRLDALVRAETVSTLFYPNSALHDGGVIVAGNRIVAARCLFPLTASADLERGLGTRHRAAIGITEETDAIVVVVSEQTGVISLAVRGKLTRYLSPLELRGMLLVMTKPIASEHRFSLAGFFRRRKSNGQQGGGDGQA
- a CDS encoding dUTP diphosphatase, with the translated sequence MDPTSTELCVGVHRLSSRAGQLARATSGSSGYDLASAEDGELTILPGAVALVRTGLALELPPGLEGQVRSRSGLAARSGVFVLNSPGTIDSDYRGEVKVVLANFGNAPFSVFPGDRIAQLVFIQVPNVCLVAVDELAPTERGAGGFGSSGV